A region of Asticcacaulis excentricus DNA encodes the following proteins:
- a CDS encoding helix-turn-helix domain-containing protein, whose amino-acid sequence MRRKFLGMSQEALAETISLTFQQVQKYERGSNRISASKLHEISRALKAPVAYFFEGYGESEAVEGFSESQSEQFVHGFLMTTEGIELAEAFPRIKNAKHRRRILELVRALAEDSED is encoded by the coding sequence ATGCGTCGCAAGTTTTTGGGAATGTCGCAGGAGGCGTTGGCAGAAACCATCTCCCTGACCTTCCAGCAGGTGCAGAAGTACGAGCGCGGTTCCAACCGCATCAGCGCGTCTAAGCTGCATGAAATCTCGCGGGCGCTCAAGGCCCCGGTAGCCTACTTCTTTGAAGGCTACGGTGAGTCCGAAGCCGTCGAGGGCTTTTCGGAGTCACAGTCCGAGCAGTTCGTGCACGGCTTCCTGATGACGACCGAAGGCATCGAACTGGCTGAGGCATTCCCACGTATCAAAAATGCCAAGCATCGCCGCCGTATCCTTGAACTGGTGCGTGCATTGGCCGAAGACAGCGAAGACTGA
- the lnt gene encoding apolipoprotein N-acyltransferase, translating into MTLTELGARLAPAFALYRRYVGPKRQAALMGVLLGLAQPPFGFLPGLLAYAVLLWSLDQDLGPRPLRRAFAIGWWAGFLYFLVGCFWVAEAFLVDASNQGWMAPFAVCLLPGGIALFWGAAFAVYRKLASGRLAGHWSRWLVFAGLFCLFEWLRGTILTGFPWNPAGATWKAGTAMSQLAALFGVYGLSLFTVTLFASPAVSRRGYGLKGLWPVAVSAVVLFAGFTFGVVRLSTTEIATTGTWIRLVQPNIGQRAKWTEGALLKVMRGYVTHSQAHAKREFLQSVTKRDNKGYPDVIIWPEGALPDAAENLLDPQSETANLFAGLLRPDQILLWGAYHRAIDDHDALVWRNSLLALSRDESGTNYQVVYSKFKLVPFGEFLPFESVLESLGVKELAHVGDGFSPGPRTHPVEVTGLPSFLPLICYEGLFPALATGEAKPPSAPLRPSWIVNISNDAWFGPTTGPVQHLNLSSYRAIEEGLPMVRSTPTGVSAVIDPLGRIVPGSEIGIGQSGFRDVMLPSAVSFTPYTLWRHLHLMLVALFCLIPLVFVTFVNVSKNNQER; encoded by the coding sequence ATGACCCTGACCGAACTCGGTGCCCGTTTGGCGCCCGCCTTCGCCCTGTACCGCCGCTATGTGGGGCCAAAGCGGCAGGCGGCGTTGATGGGGGTGCTGCTGGGGCTGGCGCAGCCGCCGTTCGGATTTCTGCCGGGGCTTCTGGCCTATGCCGTCCTTCTGTGGAGCCTTGATCAGGACCTCGGCCCTAGGCCGTTGCGCAGGGCCTTCGCGATAGGATGGTGGGCCGGGTTTCTCTATTTCCTCGTCGGCTGTTTCTGGGTGGCGGAGGCCTTTCTGGTCGATGCCAGCAATCAGGGCTGGATGGCCCCGTTTGCGGTCTGCCTGCTGCCCGGTGGTATTGCCCTGTTCTGGGGAGCGGCGTTTGCAGTCTATCGCAAACTGGCCAGTGGGCGATTGGCGGGGCACTGGTCACGCTGGCTGGTCTTTGCCGGTCTGTTCTGCCTGTTTGAGTGGCTGCGCGGCACAATCCTGACCGGGTTTCCGTGGAATCCGGCCGGCGCGACGTGGAAGGCGGGTACAGCGATGTCGCAACTGGCCGCGCTGTTCGGCGTCTATGGCCTCAGCCTGTTTACCGTCACCCTATTCGCCAGCCCTGCGGTCAGCCGTCGTGGATACGGCTTGAAGGGTCTGTGGCCGGTGGCCGTGTCGGCGGTGGTGCTGTTCGCAGGCTTCACCTTCGGGGTTGTGCGCCTGTCCACGACCGAGATTGCGACCACGGGCACATGGATACGCCTTGTACAGCCGAACATCGGTCAGCGCGCCAAGTGGACAGAAGGGGCGCTGCTCAAGGTCATGCGCGGCTATGTAACCCACAGTCAGGCACACGCGAAGCGAGAATTTTTACAGTCTGTTACAAAACGTGATAATAAGGGTTACCCAGACGTTATTATCTGGCCGGAAGGGGCGCTTCCGGACGCCGCTGAGAACCTGCTCGATCCACAATCGGAGACTGCAAACCTGTTTGCTGGCCTCCTTAGGCCAGATCAGATTTTGCTGTGGGGCGCCTATCACCGCGCGATAGATGACCATGACGCCCTTGTATGGCGTAACTCCCTGCTGGCGCTTTCCCGCGATGAGAGCGGCACAAACTATCAGGTCGTCTATTCCAAGTTCAAACTGGTGCCGTTTGGTGAGTTTTTGCCCTTTGAAAGCGTGCTGGAAAGCCTTGGCGTAAAGGAGTTAGCGCATGTCGGTGACGGCTTCAGTCCCGGCCCGCGCACGCATCCCGTCGAAGTCACGGGATTGCCGTCGTTTCTGCCGCTGATCTGTTATGAAGGTCTGTTCCCCGCCTTGGCCACGGGTGAGGCCAAACCGCCGTCTGCCCCATTACGGCCATCATGGATTGTCAATATTTCCAACGATGCGTGGTTTGGCCCGACAACCGGACCGGTGCAGCACCTCAACCTGTCCAGCTATCGCGCCATCGAAGAAGGTCTGCCCATGGTCCGGTCAACTCCTACGGGTGTCTCTGCGGTAATTGACCCCCTGGGGCGCATCGTGCCGGGCTCGGAAATCGGCATCGGTCAATCAGGCTTTCGTGATGTGATGTTACCGTCTGCGGTATCATTTACCCCTTACACGCTGTGGCGGCACCTGCACCTCATGCTTGTGGCGCTTTTTTGCTTGATTCCATTGGTATTTGTGACTTTTGTAAACGTTAGCAAAAACAACCAAGAAAGATGA
- the ybeY gene encoding rRNA maturation RNase YbeY, with amino-acid sequence MTEFAPLIDIEVEHDDWTEALPDVSAVVTGAIEATFVYLGAKEQLDLVVLLTDDAEMKALNKEFRQKNAPTNVLSFPAPDMMHPHLGDIAFGFETCVREAKEQKKTLKAHVAHLSVHGALHLLGYDHINDPEAEEMEDLERKILHGLGIADPYLEK; translated from the coding sequence ATGACTGAATTTGCCCCCCTGATCGACATTGAGGTCGAACACGACGACTGGACCGAAGCCTTGCCCGATGTGTCGGCGGTGGTGACCGGTGCCATTGAGGCGACCTTTGTCTATCTGGGCGCGAAGGAGCAGTTGGACCTGGTGGTGCTGCTGACGGATGACGCCGAAATGAAGGCGCTCAACAAAGAGTTCCGTCAGAAGAACGCCCCCACCAATGTGCTGTCCTTTCCCGCGCCGGATATGATGCACCCGCATCTGGGCGATATTGCTTTCGGGTTTGAAACCTGCGTGCGCGAGGCCAAAGAACAGAAAAAAACGCTTAAGGCCCATGTGGCGCACCTCAGCGTGCATGGCGCTTTGCATCTTTTGGGGTATGATCACATCAATGATCCCGAAGCCGAGGAGATGGAAGACCTTGAGCGCAAGATCCTGCACGGGCTCGGCATTGCCGATCCTTACCTAGAGAAATAG
- the rimP gene encoding ribosome maturation factor RimP: MRAKTTEDRKLIEAFDPIAEALGLDIVRVRLMGSNKPGGARRLQIMAERKTDGDITVNQCARLSRALSAWLEESDPITGEYILEVSSPGIDRPLTRLKDFDTYSGLEARLELDRLAEGRKRFRGILNGTEDGEYVAIDLEGEEDTAMIPFDWIIDAKLVLNDELLKIGAEKAALRREQGEDDEEEDEDLDFGDDADAEFDDEDFDDADDDFGDDDDDKLTKN; the protein is encoded by the coding sequence TTGCGCGCCAAGACCACCGAAGACCGCAAGCTGATCGAAGCCTTTGACCCCATTGCCGAAGCGCTGGGGCTCGACATTGTGCGCGTGCGCCTTATGGGCTCGAACAAGCCGGGCGGCGCGCGCCGTTTGCAGATCATGGCTGAGCGCAAGACCGACGGCGACATCACCGTCAATCAGTGCGCCCGCCTGTCGCGCGCCCTGTCGGCCTGGCTGGAAGAGTCCGATCCGATCACCGGTGAATATATTCTCGAAGTGTCGTCGCCCGGTATCGACCGTCCGCTGACCCGCCTGAAGGATTTCGACACCTATTCGGGGCTTGAGGCGCGTCTGGAACTGGATCGTCTGGCCGAAGGGCGCAAGCGCTTCCGCGGCATACTGAATGGCACCGAAGATGGCGAATACGTCGCCATCGACCTCGAAGGTGAGGAGGATACGGCGATGATCCCGTTCGACTGGATCATCGACGCCAAGCTGGTGCTCAATGACGAACTGCTCAAGATCGGCGCCGAAAAGGCCGCCCTTCGCCGCGAGCAGGGCGAGGATGATGAGGAAGAGGACGAAGACCTCGATTTCGGTGACGATGCCGACGCCGAATTTGACGATGAAGATTTCGACGACGCCGATGACGATTTCGGCGATGACGACGACGACAAACTGACAAAAAATTAA
- the nusA gene encoding transcription termination factor NusA produces the protein MSFTGISANRQELLQIADAVAREKQIDKSVVLASIEEAVQKAARSRYGADHDIRVRVDPRTGEMTITRYVTVVPDEELENEYAQRGLTEALREDKEAFVGKTYEEVLPPFELGRVQSQMARQVVTHKVREAERERQYDEFKDRVGEIVNGTVKRVEYGNVIVDLGRGEGIMRRDQSIPREAFQVNDRIRAYIYDVRRETKGPQIMLSRAHGGFMAKLFAQEVPEVYDGVIEIKSVARDPGSRAKMAVLSNDNSIDPVGACVGMRGSRVQAVVGELQGEKIDIIQWSPDEATFIVNALAPAEVSKVVLDEEEDRVEVVVPDEQLSLAIGRRGQNVRLASQLTGWQVDIITESQDSERRQKEFAERTALFQEALDADEVIAQLLVTEGFSTVEDLAYVDQMEIAAIEGFDEDTAAELQARARDYLERFEAEQNAKRVELGVEDEVLNVPGITLAMAVALGEAGVKTVEDLADLATDEVRGGFEQRGAEKVRVPGALESFSLSVADAEALILNARIAAGWIEAPEPEEAYEESEESYEEEGANDAIPEQ, from the coding sequence ATGAGCTTTACCGGAATCAGCGCCAACCGTCAGGAACTGCTGCAAATCGCCGACGCCGTGGCGCGCGAAAAGCAGATCGACAAGTCGGTCGTGCTCGCCTCCATCGAAGAAGCGGTGCAAAAGGCCGCTCGCTCGCGCTATGGGGCCGACCACGACATCCGCGTGCGTGTCGATCCGCGCACCGGCGAAATGACCATCACCCGTTATGTGACGGTGGTGCCGGACGAAGAGCTTGAGAACGAATACGCGCAGCGCGGCCTGACCGAGGCCCTGCGCGAGGACAAGGAAGCTTTCGTCGGCAAGACCTACGAGGAAGTCCTGCCGCCGTTCGAACTGGGTCGCGTGCAATCGCAGATGGCGCGTCAGGTCGTCACGCACAAGGTGCGCGAAGCCGAGCGTGAGCGTCAGTATGATGAGTTCAAGGACCGCGTCGGCGAAATCGTCAACGGTACGGTCAAGCGCGTCGAATACGGCAATGTCATTGTCGATCTGGGCCGTGGCGAAGGCATCATGCGCCGCGATCAGTCGATCCCGCGCGAGGCGTTTCAGGTCAATGACCGCATCCGCGCCTATATCTATGACGTGCGCCGCGAAACCAAGGGCCCGCAGATCATGCTGTCGCGCGCCCACGGCGGCTTTATGGCCAAGCTGTTCGCGCAGGAAGTGCCGGAAGTCTATGACGGCGTGATCGAAATCAAGTCGGTCGCCCGTGATCCGGGTTCGCGCGCCAAGATGGCCGTCCTGTCCAACGACAACTCGATTGATCCGGTCGGGGCCTGCGTCGGTATGCGTGGGTCGCGCGTGCAGGCCGTGGTCGGTGAACTGCAAGGCGAAAAGATCGACATCATCCAGTGGTCGCCGGACGAAGCCACCTTCATCGTCAACGCTCTGGCCCCGGCCGAAGTGTCGAAGGTCGTTCTGGACGAAGAAGAAGACCGCGTTGAGGTCGTGGTGCCGGATGAGCAACTGTCGCTCGCCATCGGCCGTCGCGGTCAGAACGTGCGTCTGGCCTCGCAACTGACGGGCTGGCAGGTCGATATCATCACCGAGTCGCAGGACTCTGAGCGTCGTCAGAAAGAATTTGCCGAGCGCACCGCCCTGTTCCAGGAAGCGCTCGACGCCGATGAAGTTATCGCACAGTTGCTGGTCACCGAAGGCTTCTCGACCGTCGAAGACCTCGCCTATGTCGATCAAATGGAAATCGCTGCCATCGAAGGCTTCGACGAAGACACGGCGGCTGAGCTTCAGGCGCGCGCCCGTGACTATCTGGAGCGTTTCGAGGCCGAGCAGAACGCCAAGCGCGTCGAGCTGGGCGTCGAGGACGAGGTGCTGAACGTGCCAGGTATCACCCTGGCCATGGCCGTTGCTCTGGGCGAAGCCGGTGTGAAGACGGTTGAAGATCTGGCCGATCTGGCTACCGACGAAGTGCGCGGCGGCTTTGAGCAACGCGGGGCCGAAAAGGTCCGCGTGCCGGGCGCTCTGGAAAGCTTCTCCCTGTCGGTGGCCGATGCCGAGGCCCTGATCCTCAATGCGCGTATCGCTGCGGGCTGGATCGAAGCGCCGGAGCCGGAAGAGGCTTATGAAGAATCCGAAGAGTCTTATGAAGAGGAGGGCGCGAATGACGCCATCCCTGAACAATGA
- a CDS encoding PhoH family protein, producing the protein MTLATEDFIELSEDKVLALSGPAQRYLALIEGAYHVLIETPGGGFQVTGKVRDRQRAHVILNALSELYDEGVEISEVDVRTLIQNPTGKSPVWADHHGQSHVIVMGRKGAIAPKTEGQAKYYQQLLRNDLTFGLGPAGSGKTFMAVAHGTSLLLKGAVDRLVITRPAVEAGEKLGFLPGDLNEKVDPYLMPIWQALDDILGAESLRRRRERNEIEVAPLAYMRGRTLSNAYVIVDEAQNTTKQQMKMVLTRLGEGSKMVVTGDPSQVDLPRASDSGLVHAVGLLNDVKGVGVSRLTAEDVVRHELVARIVRAYDSEKHD; encoded by the coding sequence TTGACCCTTGCCACCGAAGATTTCATCGAACTGAGCGAAGACAAGGTTCTGGCCCTGTCCGGACCGGCGCAGCGCTATCTGGCCCTGATCGAAGGGGCCTATCACGTGCTGATCGAAACGCCCGGCGGCGGCTTTCAGGTGACGGGCAAGGTGCGCGATCGTCAGCGCGCGCACGTCATCCTCAACGCCCTGTCTGAGCTTTATGACGAAGGGGTGGAGATCAGCGAGGTCGATGTTCGCACCCTGATCCAGAACCCGACGGGTAAGTCGCCGGTCTGGGCCGATCACCACGGGCAATCGCATGTGATCGTGATGGGCCGCAAAGGGGCCATTGCCCCCAAGACCGAGGGGCAGGCGAAGTATTATCAGCAATTGTTGCGCAACGACCTGACCTTCGGGCTGGGGCCGGCAGGGTCCGGCAAGACCTTTATGGCCGTGGCGCACGGTACGTCACTGCTGCTCAAGGGAGCGGTGGATCGTCTGGTCATTACCCGCCCGGCGGTCGAAGCGGGCGAAAAGCTGGGCTTCCTGCCCGGTGATCTGAATGAAAAGGTCGATCCGTACCTGATGCCGATCTGGCAGGCGCTGGATGATATTCTGGGGGCGGAAAGCCTGCGTCGCCGCCGTGAGCGCAACGAAATCGAAGTCGCGCCGCTGGCCTATATGCGCGGCCGCACCCTGTCCAATGCCTATGTCATCGTCGATGAGGCGCAGAACACCACCAAACAGCAGATGAAGATGGTGCTGACGCGCCTGGGCGAAGGCTCGAAAATGGTCGTCACCGGTGATCCGTCGCAGGTCGATCTGCCACGCGCTTCGGATTCCGGTCTGGTGCACGCCGTTGGCCTTCTGAACGACGTGAAGGGGGTAGGGGTGTCGCGCCTCACCGCCGAAGACGTGGTGCGTCACGAACTGGTCGCGCGTATCGTGCGTGCCTATGACAGCGAAAAACATGACTGA
- the trmB gene encoding tRNA (guanosine(46)-N7)-methyltransferase TrmB — MSDETPPAISPSWGPMRSFGRIKSRTLKPRQADLFDTLLPTIEVNDALIAQLAAGDLGDYSELWLEIGFGGGEHLAAQAERNPQALILGFEPFLNGVGSLLRHVDERGLNNVRLMPGDARPVIDRLNAASVDKVFILFPDPWPKARHHKRRFIQTETLDALARVMKDGARLRFATDWADYADWTLERATAHAAFDWPAQSQAEWNTPPADHVTTRYEEKKLGDCAPVFLDFYRHARN; from the coding sequence ATGTCAGACGAAACACCGCCCGCCATTTCGCCGTCGTGGGGGCCCATGCGCTCGTTCGGGCGCATCAAGTCGCGTACGTTGAAACCGCGTCAGGCCGACCTGTTCGACACCCTGCTGCCGACCATCGAAGTCAATGACGCCCTGATCGCGCAACTCGCTGCTGGCGACCTTGGCGACTATAGCGAGTTGTGGCTGGAGATCGGTTTCGGCGGCGGGGAGCATCTGGCGGCACAGGCCGAGCGTAATCCTCAGGCGCTGATCCTCGGTTTTGAACCCTTCCTCAATGGCGTCGGCTCCCTGCTGCGCCATGTCGATGAGCGCGGTCTGAACAATGTGCGCCTGATGCCCGGCGATGCGCGCCCGGTGATCGACCGCCTGAACGCGGCCTCGGTTGATAAGGTTTTCATCCTCTTCCCCGATCCGTGGCCCAAGGCCCGCCACCACAAGCGCCGCTTCATACAGACTGAAACGCTGGATGCTCTGGCGCGCGTGATGAAGGATGGGGCGCGCCTGCGCTTTGCCACCGACTGGGCCGACTATGCCGACTGGACGCTGGAGCGTGCTACGGCGCACGCGGCGTTTGACTGGCCTGCCCAGTCGCAAGCCGAATGGAACACGCCCCCCGCAGATCACGTGACCACGCGATATGAAGAGAAGAAGCTGGGCGATTGCGCGCCGGTCTTCCTCGATTTTTATCGTCATGCGCGAAATTGA
- a CDS encoding hemolysin family protein yields MPEPDSRSAKRPTGPRKTLLNLFGLLGPDEAEKPLSLSDRPEASNDLIEHARAFQNLRVSDVMTPRVDIIGIEDTATLSELVRVCVESEHSRLPVYSDNLDHPVGVIHVKDVFKLLAPSDDRRIPDWDAPVTDRLKRELIYVPGAMSATDLLLKMQTERSHMALVIDEHGGTDGLVTLEDLLEAVVGDIADEYDDDEAEDLIETAEGQIEVSGRVELETLEERLGLRLFPEDGEDEVDTLGGLVAVLAGRVPQPGEIIPYAAAGIDIEVLDADQRRIKRLRLHRHERKPDLIPEDV; encoded by the coding sequence ATGCCGGAGCCTGACAGTCGTAGCGCCAAGCGCCCGACCGGACCCAGAAAGACCCTGTTGAACCTCTTTGGCCTGTTGGGGCCGGATGAGGCGGAAAAGCCGCTCAGTCTGAGCGACCGTCCTGAGGCTTCCAACGACCTGATCGAACACGCCCGTGCCTTTCAGAACCTGCGCGTATCTGACGTGATGACGCCGCGGGTCGATATTATCGGCATCGAAGACACCGCCACCCTGTCCGAACTGGTGCGGGTCTGCGTCGAAAGCGAGCATTCGCGCCTGCCGGTCTATAGCGACAATCTCGATCATCCGGTCGGCGTCATCCACGTGAAAGACGTGTTCAAGCTGCTGGCCCCGTCTGATGACCGGCGCATTCCCGACTGGGACGCCCCCGTGACCGACCGGCTCAAGCGCGAACTGATCTATGTGCCGGGGGCTATGTCGGCGACGGACCTGCTGCTGAAGATGCAAACCGAGCGGTCGCACATGGCGCTGGTGATCGACGAACACGGCGGCACGGACGGGCTGGTCACGCTCGAAGACCTGCTCGAAGCCGTGGTTGGGGACATTGCCGATGAATATGACGACGACGAAGCCGAAGACCTGATCGAAACCGCCGAGGGGCAGATCGAGGTCAGTGGCCGCGTCGAGCTGGAGACGCTTGAGGAGCGGCTGGGTCTGCGCCTGTTCCCCGAAGACGGTGAGGATGAGGTCGATACGCTGGGGGGGTTGGTGGCCGTGCTGGCGGGGCGCGTACCGCAGCCGGGCGAAATCATCCCTTACGCGGCGGCGGGGATAGATATAGAAGTGCTGGACGCCGATCAGCGCCGCATCAAACGCCTGCGTCTGCATCGTCACGAACGCAAACCCGACCTGATTCCGGAAGACGTATGA
- a CDS encoding RNA-binding protein, translating into MTPSLNNETLIDLNDDLAEAGDTPSQTVSVRVTHRRDVASHQSVPRDGLIRFVVGPDGFVVPDLKETLPGRGLWLKADADSLALAIKKNLFSRAAKRAVKTPEGLDTLVPALIRRRLLEQLGLARREGNLVTGFEKVATALKLGKTAAHAAGRAAWLIEASDGAEDGRSKLLNLSNGQTPSVGLCGLFSNDELSLALGLENVIHAALIEGRRAAAFSREAERLGGFEALFPAQWRERPFNSN; encoded by the coding sequence ATGACGCCATCCCTGAACAATGAGACCCTTATCGATCTGAATGACGATCTGGCTGAGGCGGGGGATACCCCGTCTCAGACCGTTTCCGTGCGCGTGACTCACCGTCGGGACGTCGCTTCACACCAGTCGGTTCCCCGTGACGGCCTGATCCGCTTTGTGGTCGGGCCGGACGGCTTTGTGGTGCCCGATCTCAAGGAAACCCTGCCCGGACGCGGACTGTGGCTGAAGGCCGATGCCGACAGTCTGGCTCTGGCCATCAAAAAGAATCTGTTTTCGCGTGCGGCCAAACGCGCGGTCAAAACCCCCGAAGGCCTTGATACCCTTGTGCCCGCCCTGATCCGCAGACGCCTGCTGGAGCAGTTGGGGCTGGCGCGACGCGAAGGAAATCTGGTGACGGGGTTTGAAAAAGTCGCCACAGCGCTTAAATTAGGCAAAACCGCGGCTCACGCGGCCGGCCGTGCCGCGTGGCTGATCGAAGCCTCGGACGGGGCCGAAGATGGTCGCAGTAAACTTCTGAACCTCAGTAATGGCCAGACGCCGTCCGTTGGACTGTGCGGCCTGTTTTCCAATGATGAGCTGAGCCTCGCCCTGGGGCTCGAAAATGTAATCCATGCCGCCCTGATCGAAGGTCGGCGGGCGGCGGCGTTTTCGCGTGAAGCGGAACGCCTTGGTGGGTTTGAGGCGTTGTTTCCTGCCCAATGGCGCGAAAGGCCCTTTAACTCAAACTGA
- the metK gene encoding methionine adenosyltransferase, protein MRPSYIFTSESVSEGHPDKVADRVSDVVVDAFLREDPEARVACETLVTTERVILAGEVRAADDKMREIIAGLEDKVRAAIKDIGYAQKGFHWATAHYACHLHAQSADIAMGVDSAENKDEGAGDQGIMFGYASDETAELTSAPLQWSHNILRRLAEARHGGDHRLEPDAKSQVTVQYENGVPSRILKVLISHQHKEGLTPKDVEAIVKPYALEVLPQGMVTADTEWLVNPTGNFVIGGPDGDAGLTGRKIIVDTYGGAAPHGGGAFSGKDPTKVDRSAAYALRYLAKNVVAAGLAKRCTLQVSYAIGVSRPLSFYVNTHGTGQVDEAKLEALLPELIGGLTPRGIRLHLGLNKPIYERTAAYGHFGRTPEADGGFSWERTDLVDALKREF, encoded by the coding sequence ATGCGCCCGTCCTACATCTTCACTTCCGAAAGCGTCTCCGAAGGCCATCCGGACAAGGTTGCCGACCGGGTTTCCGATGTCGTCGTCGATGCCTTCCTGCGCGAAGACCCCGAAGCCCGCGTCGCGTGTGAAACCCTGGTGACCACTGAGCGGGTCATTCTGGCCGGTGAAGTGCGCGCCGCCGATGACAAGATGCGCGAAATCATTGCGGGTCTGGAAGACAAGGTGCGCGCGGCCATCAAGGATATCGGCTACGCGCAAAAGGGCTTCCACTGGGCCACGGCCCACTATGCTTGCCACCTGCACGCTCAGTCGGCCGACATCGCTATGGGCGTCGATTCTGCTGAGAACAAGGACGAGGGTGCCGGCGATCAGGGTATCATGTTCGGCTATGCCTCGGATGAGACCGCAGAACTGACCTCGGCCCCGCTGCAATGGTCGCATAATATCCTGCGTCGTCTGGCCGAAGCGCGTCATGGTGGCGATCATCGTCTGGAACCCGATGCCAAGTCGCAGGTCACGGTGCAGTACGAAAACGGCGTGCCGTCGCGCATTCTCAAGGTGCTGATCTCGCACCAGCATAAGGAAGGCCTGACGCCCAAGGATGTCGAAGCCATCGTCAAGCCCTATGCCCTCGAAGTCCTGCCGCAGGGCATGGTGACGGCGGATACCGAATGGCTGGTCAATCCGACCGGTAATTTCGTCATAGGCGGCCCGGACGGTGACGCCGGTCTGACTGGCCGCAAGATCATCGTCGATACCTACGGCGGTGCCGCCCCGCACGGTGGCGGTGCCTTCTCTGGTAAGGACCCGACCAAGGTGGACCGCTCGGCGGCCTATGCCCTGCGCTATCTCGCCAAGAACGTGGTGGCGGCGGGCCTGGCCAAGCGCTGCACGCTTCAGGTCTCCTACGCCATTGGCGTGTCGCGCCCCTTGAGTTTCTACGTCAATACCCACGGCACGGGTCAGGTGGACGAAGCGAAGCTCGAAGCCCTACTGCCCGAACTGATCGGTGGTCTGACGCCGCGTGGCATTCGTTTGCATCTGGGCCTCAACAAACCGATCTACGAGCGCACGGCGGCCTATGGTCACTTCGGTCGCACGCCAGAAGCCGACGGCGGCTTCTCGTGGGAGCGCACCGATCTGGTTGACGCGCTCAAGCGCGAGTTTTAA